The Halobacillus ihumii genomic sequence TTTAATCATCAAAAACTTCCTATTTATTTAATAGAATTTTTCTCCGAAGGTAATGTATTGCCGTCAGATGTAATACTTATAATATATATCACTAAACAATGTATTCTTTGCACATATTCCGGAAACAATGAAACTATCAATTACAGTTTACAAAGGAGATGTGGATAAAATGAAGACGGTAGATTACACATTAGCTGATACCGGTTTATCGCTAAGTCAAGAAGAGCGGGAAAATCTCCTTCCGGAAGAAGAGTATTGGGTTCTAAATGGAAAGTTTGTCCAGGCCCTTCGCAATGTAGATGCTTTATTTCAATCACAACACAGAGACCCTCAAGAACTGTACCGTCCTTTTACAAAATCCTAATTTTCTAATCTACCACTTTGAAGAGACCTTATCCAATAATGGAGCTATTCTTGGATGAGGGCTTCATGTGAAGGTGGCCGCCACGAAGCTGATGAGCTGCTTAGTCGGCAGCTCCCTTCACAAGGTGTTTCCGCGGTGATTCTTAAGTAACGTGATGGAATTCTTAAATAACTAAGATTATTCTTAAATAACCAACTAGGATTCACAAATATCTGATGTCAGCTTCTGCACAAACCATAGTTTCATAGTTCAAAAGAGAATCTCTACCCTTTATAATGAGTAGTTAGAACAGAAAGACAAAAGGAGAGATTCAATGAATACATACCAGCCTGACATTCTTGTGTTTCACCCCGAACAGTCGGAAGAATATGCTGCCTGTATCCGCGATTACGGGTTCACTTCCGTACGGATAGCCTCAACTCTGGAAGAGGCGGAAAACCAATTACCTGGTACTGAAGTTATTCTGGGCTGGAATTTTCCTACCCCATTATTAACTAAACCTGGTGCTTCCTCCGTCCGCTGGTTTCAGTCGATCGGAGCAGGAGTTGACGATTTAATCGCTGATTCATCAATTCCTGAGAGCATCACACTCACCCGAATTGTCGATCAGTTTGGTGCTTATATTTCTGAGTATGTCTTTACGTTTCTTTTGCACCTATTAAAAGATGTGCCTCGCATAACCCAAGCACAAATAGACCGCCGCTGGGATCCTTTCACCTCTGAATCTTTAGCCGAGAAAACAATTGGGGTGGCCGGGATCGGATCAATCGGAGCCGAAGTTGTCCGCAAAGCTAGAGCGTTTGATATGAATGTACATGGGTTAAGTTTCAGTGGAAAACAAGCTCATCTAGTGAACCGCCATTTTACACCGGATGAATGGGGAGATTTTGTAAAAGAGCTTGATTATTTAGTCTTGACGCTCCCTCTTACAAGTTCAACTCACCATATCGTTAACCGTGACGTTCTTTCAGCCATGAAACCAAATGCCTGCCTTGTCAACGTCGGTCGGGGTGAATTAATCGATGAAGAAGAGTTACAAACCGTGATGCGCTCAGGGCATCTACAGGCCGCCGTCCTGGATGTTTTTGAAAAAGAACCGTTACCAGCAGACCATCCCTTCTTCTCGATACCAAATGTGTATGTGACTCCTCATCTATCAGGACCAAGCACCACAGAGGGAGTCAGTCGTTTTTTTGCAGAGAATGTAAAACGATATGTAAATGGACAGTCTTTACATGGAGTAGTGGATCGGCAACGCGGATATTGACTCGAAGTTTCAGGCGAGAAGGCTCCCGCCCTCAAGGAATGCGAAGCGTGTAGTCCCGACAAGTGGTGGGAGGTGAATCGCCTTTTTTAGCGAATAAACATACATACCCGTCATAGAATACCTTAATTTCTAAAGCCTTCTAGCCTTGTGAAGAATTGCTGAAGAAATTGATAAAACCTTTGTTCAGTAGGAAGTAACTGACGTTCGCTTGAACTGATTACCCCAACCGTCCGGGTCATTTTCGGTTCATGCAATTCAATTTTGACTGTGTCTCTAGGTAAATTGTCAACCAAAGTTATTTCAGGAATAAGAGTTATGCCAAGTCCAGCAGACACTAACCCTTTAATCGCATCAATATCTTCCCCTTCGAAAGAAACATTTGGCTTAAAGCCATGTTTTATACACGCTTCAAATGTAATGTCACGTAATATGAATCCTTCAGGAAACATAACAAAAGCCTCTCCCTTCAAATCACTAATGTCAATGGCTGATTCGCCAGCGAGTGGATGGTCAACCGGCAATAAGGCAACTATATTTTCTGAAAAAAGAATATCACCTTGAATTTTTTCTTTTTTACTAGGAACAGGAGCCAGTAAAGCCATGTTTACATCGCCCTTCACAACCTTGTCTATGAGCTGGTGATAGGAGCCTTGACTTAAATTGAATTTAACCTCCGGGTAACTCCTCCGGAAAGCGGATATAGCCATTGGCATAGTAAACGCGGCCATACTGCTCGGAAAGCCAATATGTACCGTACCTTTTGCCGGCTCCAAGTACTCCATTACTTCTCTACGGGCGTTTTCGATGACCATTGTGGCATTTTTCATATGTTCATAAAATATTCTTCCGACCTGGGTCAGGCGTACACTCCTCCCCTCACGAATAAAAAGATCTACTTCTAGTTCGGACTCCAAATTGAAAATCTGCCTGCTTACCGCAGATTGTGCAATATCTAAATGGAGTGCAGCTTCTGTCACATGCTCACGTTCCGCTACTTCCATAAAATATTTGATTTGTTTTAATTCCAACCCAAATCCTCCTTTTGCTGATTGATCTAATTATAGCATCAATTTCATCTTTTTATTATATTGATTAGATTAGTTATAAACT encodes the following:
- a CDS encoding D-2-hydroxyacid dehydrogenase, with amino-acid sequence MNTYQPDILVFHPEQSEEYAACIRDYGFTSVRIASTLEEAENQLPGTEVILGWNFPTPLLTKPGASSVRWFQSIGAGVDDLIADSSIPESITLTRIVDQFGAYISEYVFTFLLHLLKDVPRITQAQIDRRWDPFTSESLAEKTIGVAGIGSIGAEVVRKARAFDMNVHGLSFSGKQAHLVNRHFTPDEWGDFVKELDYLVLTLPLTSSTHHIVNRDVLSAMKPNACLVNVGRGELIDEEELQTVMRSGHLQAAVLDVFEKEPLPADHPFFSIPNVYVTPHLSGPSTTEGVSRFFAENVKRYVNGQSLHGVVDRQRGY
- a CDS encoding LysR family transcriptional regulator, yielding MELKQIKYFMEVAEREHVTEAALHLDIAQSAVSRQIFNLESELEVDLFIREGRSVRLTQVGRIFYEHMKNATMVIENARREVMEYLEPAKGTVHIGFPSSMAAFTMPMAISAFRRSYPEVKFNLSQGSYHQLIDKVVKGDVNMALLAPVPSKKEKIQGDILFSENIVALLPVDHPLAGESAIDISDLKGEAFVMFPEGFILRDITFEACIKHGFKPNVSFEGEDIDAIKGLVSAGLGITLIPEITLVDNLPRDTVKIELHEPKMTRTVGVISSSERQLLPTEQRFYQFLQQFFTRLEGFRN